Proteins found in one Microbacterium sp. LWS13-1.2 genomic segment:
- a CDS encoding ATP-dependent 6-phosphofructokinase, with protein sequence MKIGILTSGGDCPGLNAVIRGVVLKGTTTYDLEFVGIRDGWRGVVDGDFFPLTRHEVKGLSKVGGTILGTSRTNPYEGPRGGAENIAKTMYGHRLDGIIAIGGEGTLAAANRLANDGINVLGVPKTIDNDLRATDYSFGFDTAVNIATDAMDRLRTTGDSHQRCMVAEVMGRHVGWIALHAGMAAGAHAICIPEVPMSIDEICAQVTKAHDRGRAPLVVVSEGFTLTGMDEAFSDKGLDAFNRPRLGGISEVLAPEIERITGIETRSTVLGHIQRGGSPSGFDRVLATRLGLHAADAVMDGAWGQMVAMRGTDIVRVPFAEALGELNTVPLYRYEEAAALFG encoded by the coding sequence ATGAAGATCGGCATCCTGACGAGCGGCGGCGATTGCCCCGGACTCAACGCGGTCATCCGCGGCGTCGTGCTCAAGGGGACGACGACATACGACCTCGAGTTCGTCGGCATCCGCGACGGCTGGCGTGGTGTCGTCGACGGCGACTTCTTCCCGCTGACCCGGCACGAGGTGAAGGGCCTGTCGAAGGTCGGCGGCACGATACTCGGCACGAGCCGCACGAACCCGTACGAGGGCCCGCGCGGCGGCGCCGAGAACATCGCGAAGACGATGTACGGCCACCGCCTGGACGGCATCATCGCGATCGGCGGCGAGGGCACGCTGGCCGCGGCCAACCGCCTCGCCAACGACGGCATCAACGTGCTGGGCGTCCCCAAGACGATCGACAACGACCTGCGCGCGACCGACTACTCCTTCGGCTTCGACACCGCCGTCAACATCGCGACCGACGCGATGGACCGCCTGCGCACCACCGGCGACTCGCACCAGCGCTGCATGGTCGCCGAGGTTATGGGCCGCCACGTCGGCTGGATCGCCCTGCATGCCGGCATGGCCGCCGGTGCCCACGCCATCTGCATCCCCGAGGTGCCGATGTCGATCGACGAGATCTGCGCGCAGGTGACGAAGGCCCACGACCGCGGACGTGCGCCGCTCGTCGTGGTCTCGGAGGGGTTCACCCTCACCGGCATGGACGAGGCGTTCAGCGACAAGGGCCTCGACGCGTTCAACCGTCCGCGCCTCGGCGGTATCAGCGAGGTCCTCGCGCCCGAGATCGAGCGCATCACCGGCATCGAGACGCGCTCGACCGTGCTCGGCCACATCCAGCGCGGCGGCTCGCCGTCGGGCTTCGACCGCGTGCTCGCCACCCGCCTCGGCCTGCACGCCGCGGACGCCGTCATGGACGGCGCGTGGGGCCAGATGGTCGCCATGCGTGGCACCGACATCGTGCGCGTCCCCTTCGCCGAGGCCCTCGGCGAGCTCAACACGGTCCCCCTCTACCGCTACGAGGAAGCCGCCGCCCTCTTCGGCTGA